The proteins below come from a single Campylobacter sp. CCUG 57310 genomic window:
- a CDS encoding SEL1-like repeat protein: protein MKKLILLLAFIGVAIANDCTDKYDCANKAMQAASSGNYELAYKLYKKSCELGHQSSCEMMKTYDENQNFALYTEVSKEEFEAIKKACETGDAKKCEVLSALYMLGKGVKKDYGVAYKIAEIWCEKDSGYFCSLAGIMHNDGVLGKADYEKAREFYLKGCKKLNHAESCTNLGMLYLLAQGVEFDKNLALGYINQGCENGDNTGCMSLGEIHFKDKEYTKALPYLKFACENNNAVSCMYAGISLMPREYTGSISEEAAYYFDKACKMGIQEGCLDKK from the coding sequence ATGAAAAAATTAATCTTGCTTTTGGCGTTTATCGGTGTAGCGATTGCAAATGATTGCACAGATAAATATGATTGTGCAAACAAAGCTATGCAGGCGGCTTCAAGCGGTAATTATGAGCTAGCTTATAAGCTTTATAAGAAATCTTGCGAGCTTGGACATCAATCTTCGTGTGAGATGATGAAAACCTACGATGAAAATCAAAATTTTGCTCTTTATACCGAAGTTTCAAAAGAGGAATTTGAGGCTATAAAAAAAGCTTGCGAGACAGGAGACGCTAAAAAATGTGAAGTTTTATCTGCACTTTATATGCTTGGTAAAGGCGTCAAAAAAGACTACGGGGTAGCTTATAAGATAGCTGAAATTTGGTGCGAAAAAGATAGCGGATATTTTTGCTCACTGGCGGGCATTATGCATAATGACGGGGTGCTTGGCAAGGCTGATTATGAAAAAGCACGCGAATTTTACTTAAAGGGCTGCAAGAAGTTAAATCACGCAGAGTCTTGCACGAATTTAGGAATGCTTTATCTGCTTGCTCAAGGAGTTGAATTTGATAAAAATTTGGCTTTGGGGTATATCAATCAAGGATGTGAGAACGGTGACAATACAGGTTGCATGAGCCTCGGTGAGATACACTTCAAGGATAAAGAGTATACTAAAGCACTTCCTTATCTGAAATTCGCTTGCGAAAACAACAATGCCGTATCTTGTATGTATGCAGGTATTTCGCTAATGCCGCGAGAATACACTGGAAGCATAAGCGAAGAGGCGGCTTATTATTTTGATAAAGCTTGCAAAATGGGCATACAAGAGGGTTGTTTGGATAAGAAATAA
- the ilvD gene encoding dihydroxy-acid dehydratase, translated as MRSDIIKKGYTRAPHRSLLRATGLKDEDFDKPFIGIANSFIEIIPGHFFLNRYSEILKDEIRKNGCVPFEFNCIGVDDGIAMGHGGMLYSLPSREIIANSVETVMNAHALDALVCMPNCDKIVPGMVMGALRVNVPTVFVSGGPMKKGYTKDGRPIDLATAFEAVGKFETKEISEAELKDIECNACPSGGSCSGMFTANSMNTLCEAMGIALSGNGTILALTPEREELVRKAARRICEIALDERFKIRNILNAKAVRNALVVDMAMGGSSNTVLHMLAIAREAGVDLQISELNEISSNIAYIAKISPSLPNVHMEDIGRAGGMNAVIKEISRRDNGMLHLENLTVSGETLGERVGASKIKDESVIHKVENAYSQVGGLAILFGNLAEQGCVIKTAGIVGERKFSGKAVCFNSQDEAIEGISSGKVNKGDVVVIRYEGPRGGPGMQEMLSPTSLIMGRGLGADVALITDGRFSGATRGLSIGHVSPEAAEGGMIGLLRDGDIIDIDVDTYSINVRLDEAEILRRRAEFTPLEKELNSRWLRQYRKLVTNASSGAILEA; from the coding sequence ATGAGAAGCGATATCATAAAAAAAGGTTACACAAGAGCGCCTCATCGCTCGCTTTTACGCGCTACGGGACTTAAAGACGAAGATTTTGATAAGCCGTTTATCGGCATCGCAAACAGTTTTATAGAGATAATTCCCGGGCATTTTTTCCTAAATCGCTACTCTGAAATTTTAAAAGACGAAATTCGTAAAAACGGCTGTGTGCCGTTTGAATTTAACTGCATAGGCGTAGATGACGGTATCGCGATGGGGCATGGCGGTATGCTTTATAGCTTGCCAAGCCGCGAGATCATAGCAAATTCGGTTGAAACGGTTATGAATGCGCACGCACTTGACGCACTTGTTTGTATGCCAAACTGCGACAAGATCGTGCCTGGAATGGTTATGGGCGCACTTAGAGTAAATGTGCCGACCGTCTTTGTAAGCGGCGGTCCGATGAAAAAGGGCTACACAAAAGATGGCAGGCCGATTGATCTTGCTACGGCGTTTGAAGCGGTGGGTAAATTTGAAACCAAAGAGATAAGCGAAGCCGAGCTAAAAGATATCGAGTGCAACGCCTGTCCAAGCGGTGGAAGTTGCAGCGGAATGTTTACTGCAAATTCGATGAATACGCTTTGCGAGGCGATGGGCATAGCTTTAAGCGGCAACGGCACGATACTAGCGCTTACTCCTGAGCGAGAAGAGCTTGTGAGAAAAGCGGCGCGTAGAATTTGCGAGATCGCGCTTGATGAGAGATTTAAGATACGCAATATCCTAAACGCAAAGGCTGTCAGAAACGCACTTGTAGTTGATATGGCGATGGGCGGAAGCAGCAATACCGTGCTTCATATGCTTGCTATCGCGCGTGAGGCGGGAGTGGATCTGCAAATTTCAGAGTTAAATGAAATAAGCTCAAACATCGCTTACATCGCTAAGATAAGCCCAAGCTTGCCAAACGTACACATGGAAGATATCGGGCGAGCGGGCGGAATGAATGCGGTTATAAAAGAAATTTCGCGCCGAGATAACGGAATGCTTCATTTAGAAAATTTAACCGTTTCGGGCGAAACTCTGGGCGAACGAGTGGGAGCTAGCAAGATAAAAGATGAAAGCGTGATCCATAAAGTCGAAAATGCCTATTCGCAGGTTGGCGGGCTGGCGATTTTGTTTGGAAATTTAGCCGAGCAAGGATGCGTGATAAAGACGGCAGGCATCGTGGGAGAGCGTAAATTTAGCGGTAAGGCGGTTTGCTTTAACTCCCAAGATGAAGCGATAGAGGGAATTTCAAGCGGCAAAGTAAACAAAGGCGACGTGGTTGTCATACGATACGAAGGTCCGCGCGGAGGCCCCGGAATGCAAGAGATGCTAAGCCCTACTAGCCTAATAATGGGTCGCGGGCTTGGTGCGGACGTGGCGCTGATAACGGACGGACGCTTTAGCGGTGCAACAAGAGGACTGAGCATAGGGCACGTAAGCCCCGAAGCTGCTGAAGGCGGTATGATAGGACTACTTCGTGACGGCGATATAATCGATATAGACGTGGATACTTATAGTATAAATGTGCGCTTAGACGAGGCTGAAATTTTACGTCGTCGCGCAGAATTTACGCCGCTTGAAAAGGAGCTAAATTCTCGCTGGCTAAGACAATATCGCAAGCTTGTAACAAATGCTAGTAGCGGTGCGATTTTAGAGGCTTAA
- a CDS encoding type II asparaginase — protein sequence MKKLVLALVFVVSLFAKPNVVILATGGTIAGSSTGSTNAQYDAGKLGVEVLLQAVPEIHEIANVKGEQISNIGSYNMNNEIWLKLAKRVNELLAADTDGIVITHGTDTLEETAYFLNLVVKSDKPVVLVGAMRSATSMSADGPMNLFNAVNIAADKNSVNRGVLVSLNDEIHAAREVTKSNTTSVQTFKSPNTGKLGWIYYGKVVYMNKNPKIHTKDSVFDVSKLDSLPRVDIIYSHTNDSGDIAELLTKAGAKGIVHAGTGAGSIYDDTKASLAKAHESGVRVVRSTRTGSGFVSPSPKMDNDGKFIVANDLNPQKARILLMLALTKTDDVKQIQSYFNEY from the coding sequence ATGAAAAAGTTAGTTTTAGCTTTAGTTTTCGTTGTATCGCTTTTTGCTAAGCCAAATGTCGTCATACTCGCAACCGGCGGGACTATAGCGGGAAGCAGCACGGGTTCGACAAACGCTCAATATGATGCGGGCAAGCTTGGAGTTGAGGTGCTTTTGCAGGCCGTTCCTGAAATTCACGAGATCGCAAATGTAAAAGGCGAGCAAATTTCAAATATCGGTTCATATAATATGAACAATGAAATTTGGCTCAAGCTCGCAAAGCGCGTAAACGAGCTACTAGCCGCAGATACCGACGGCATCGTGATAACTCACGGTACGGATACGCTTGAAGAGACGGCGTATTTTTTAAATTTGGTAGTTAAATCAGACAAACCCGTCGTGCTTGTAGGAGCTATGAGAAGTGCAACTTCCATGAGTGCAGACGGTCCGATGAATCTTTTTAACGCGGTAAATATCGCAGCCGATAAAAACAGCGTAAATAGAGGCGTGTTAGTATCTCTAAATGACGAAATTCACGCCGCAAGAGAGGTTACCAAGAGTAACACGACTTCTGTTCAGACGTTTAAATCGCCAAACACGGGCAAGCTTGGCTGGATATACTACGGTAAGGTCGTTTATATGAATAAAAATCCAAAAATCCATACCAAAGATAGCGTCTTTGACGTAAGTAAGCTTGATAGCCTGCCAAGAGTTGATATCATCTACTCTCATACAAACGATAGCGGCGATATAGCAGAGCTTTTAACAAAAGCGGGCGCAAAAGGCATAGTGCATGCAGGAACTGGTGCCGGAAGCATATATGACGATACCAAAGCCTCTCTTGCAAAGGCTCATGAAAGCGGAGTTAGAGTGGTGCGAAGTACGAGAACGGGAAGCGGATTTGTCTCGCCTAGCCCTAAGATGGACAATGACGGCAAATTTATCGTGGCAAACGACCTAAATCCGCAAAAAGCCAGAATTTTGCTTATGCTTGCACTTACCAAAACCGATGACGTAAAGCAGATACAAAGCTACTTTAACGAATACTAA
- a CDS encoding Na+/H+ antiporter family protein has translation MILSNPVVISILVMTALCLLRFNILLAILISALVAGVMSKGDLSGFADLFTALSGTTSTLITGMKGNLETSLSYILLGALAAAIANTNLTAILINAISKILSKKRTYFVLSIAFIACFSQNLIPVHIAFIPILIPPLLPLMNKLELDRRALACALTFGLKAPYVSLSVGFGLLFHNIIKKELENNGVVVNLSDITSVMWIGGASMLVGLLLAVFVFYSKKRSYKNTQFEEKEMRDAQIAKNLKMTRKEWAVLGGAVIAFAIQLYAQSLPLGALIGLVVMIIFGGIEYKKVDKIMDNGLAMMGFIAFIMLVAAGFGSVLRESGGIEQLVNFASDIAGGKIGGAIMMLAIGLLVTMGIGTSFGTIPIIASIYVPLSLQLGFSPAAIILLVGVAAALGDAGSPASDSTLGPTSGLNADGQHNHIYDTCVPTFLFFNIPLMIGAVIGAMVL, from the coding sequence ATGATTCTTTCAAATCCGGTTGTTATAAGCATTCTTGTGATGACGGCGCTTTGTTTGCTGCGCTTTAACATCTTGCTTGCCATTTTAATCTCGGCTCTTGTGGCAGGAGTTATGTCAAAGGGCGATTTAAGCGGTTTTGCAGATCTTTTTACTGCGCTTAGCGGCACAACATCTACGCTTATAACGGGCATGAAAGGAAATTTAGAAACCTCGCTCAGCTACATCTTGCTAGGTGCGCTTGCAGCGGCTATCGCTAATACGAATTTAACTGCGATTTTGATAAATGCAATAAGCAAAATTTTAAGTAAGAAGCGAACTTATTTTGTGCTTTCTATAGCGTTTATAGCGTGCTTTTCTCAAAATTTAATCCCCGTTCACATAGCTTTCATACCTATACTTATACCGCCGCTTTTGCCGCTTATGAACAAGCTTGAACTAGACAGAAGAGCCCTAGCTTGCGCACTTACATTCGGGCTTAAAGCGCCTTACGTGAGCCTTAGCGTGGGATTTGGTCTGCTTTTTCATAACATCATCAAAAAAGAGCTTGAAAACAACGGTGTAGTCGTAAATTTAAGCGATATAACAAGCGTTATGTGGATAGGCGGCGCATCGATGCTAGTGGGTCTGCTTTTGGCCGTTTTTGTCTTTTATTCTAAAAAGAGAAGTTACAAAAATACTCAATTTGAAGAAAAAGAGATGCGCGATGCCCAGATTGCTAAAAATTTAAAGATGACGCGCAAAGAGTGGGCGGTACTTGGCGGTGCGGTAATAGCATTTGCCATACAACTTTACGCTCAGTCCTTGCCTCTTGGCGCGCTTATCGGACTTGTCGTGATGATCATCTTTGGCGGAATCGAATACAAAAAAGTAGATAAGATTATGGACAACGGGCTTGCGATGATGGGATTTATCGCATTTATTATGCTAGTTGCAGCCGGTTTTGGCTCTGTCTTAAGAGAGAGCGGCGGCATCGAGCAACTTGTAAATTTCGCTAGCGATATCGCAGGCGGCAAGATAGGAGGCGCGATCATGATGCTTGCTATCGGACTTTTAGTAACGATGGGTATAGGAACCAGTTTTGGAACCATACCTATCATAGCCTCTATCTATGTGCCGCTTTCTCTTCAGCTTGGATTTAGCCCTGCGGCGATTATCTTGCTTGTAGGCGTTGCAGCCGCTCTTGGAGATGCGGGAAGCCCTGCTAGTGACAGCACTCTTGGACCTACAAGCGGACTTAATGCCGACGGACAGCACAACCATATCTACGATACTTGCGTGCCGACATTTTTATTTTTCAATATCCCTTTAATGATAGGCGCAGTTATCGGCGCGATGGTGCTATAA